A stretch of the Erinaceus europaeus chromosome 23, mEriEur2.1, whole genome shotgun sequence genome encodes the following:
- the LOC103123668 gene encoding olfactory receptor 7A10-like has protein sequence MKAENNTQISEFLLLGLSKKPELQLFIFGLFLTMYAITVLGNSLLILATIFDSHLHTPMYFFLTNLSFADIGFTSTTVPKMLLNIQVQSEVITFEGCIAQMSFALFFAGVADFLLTVMAYDRFVAICHPLSYMGIMNPHLCGLLALISWILSALHSLSHGMTVSHLSFCMDLEIPHFFCELYQVIRLACSDTYVYDTVMYFVTFLLAGGPLVGILYSYSQIVLAVRGISSAQGKYKAFSTCASHLSVVSLFYGTTLGVYLSSSGSHSSNAHAAASVMYAMVTPMLNPFIYSLRNKDLKGALKKLMLTAVNSQLY, from the coding sequence ATGAAGGCAGAAAATAACACAcagatttctgaatttcttctcctGGGATTATCCAAGAAACCAGAACTGCAACTCTTTATATTCGGGCTTTTCCTCACCATGTATGCGATCACTGTGTTGGGAAATTCGCTCCTCATCCTGGCCACCATCTTTGACTCCCATCTgcacacccccatgtacttcttcctcaccAACCTGTCCTTCGCAGACATTGGTTTCACCTCCACCACCGTCCCCAAGATGCTACTGAATATCCAGGTGCAGAGCGAAGTCATAACCTTTGAAGGCTGCATCGCCCAGATGAGTTTCGCTTTGTTTTTTGCAGGAGTGGCTGATTTCCTCCTTACGGTTATGGCCTATGACCGTTTTGTAGCTATCTGCCATCCCTTATCCTATATGGGTATCATGAACCCCCATCTCTGTGGGCTGCTGGCTCTGATATCCTGGATCCTAAGTGCTCTGCATTCTTTGTCGCATGGCATGACCGTCTCCCATCTGTCATTCTGTATGGATCTGGAAATCCCCCACTTCTTCTGTGAACTTTATCAAGTGATCCGACTGGCCTGCTCTGACACCTACGTTTATGACACAGTGATGTATTTTGTAACCTTTCTGCTGGCCGGTGGTCCTCTGGTGGGCATCCTTTATTCCTACTCTCAGATAGTTCTCGCCGTCCGTGGAATCTCCTCAGCTCAGGGGAAGTATAAAGCGTTTTCTACCTGTGCATCTCACCTCTCGGTGGTCTCCTTGTTCTATGGTACAACGCTAGGAGTGTATCTCAGCTCTAGTGGTAGCCACAGTTCAAACGCTCATGCAGCCGCTTCTGTGATGTATGCCATGGTCACACCTATGTTGAACCCTTTTATCTACAGTCTGAGGAATAAAGACCTCAAAGGGGCTTTGAAAAAATTGATGCTGACAGCTGTAAATAGTCAGTTGTATTAA
- the LOC103123669 gene encoding olfactory receptor 7A17-like: MKAKNDTQVTRFLLLGLTEDPEVQPLLFGLFLSMYLLTVWGNLLLILAVSSDSHLHTPMYFFLSNLSLVDIGFISTTILKMLQNIHTHSKAITYAGCLTQIYFCILFAVLDMLLLSVMAYDRYVAICHPLHYMVIMNPRLCGLLVLVSWVLSVLNSLLQSLMTLRLSFCTELAIPHYFCELNQLLQLACSDTFLNNLVMYLAALLLSGGPFAGIVYSYSKIVSCIRRMSSVEGKFKAFSTCASHLSVVCLFYCTLLGVYLSSAAPHSSHLVSTASVLYTVVTPMLNPFIYSLRNKDIKRALKRLFVRETMEE; encoded by the coding sequence ATGAAAGCAAAGAATGACACACAAGTTACAAGATTTCTTCTTCTGGGATTGACAGAAGACCCAGAGGTACAGCCTCTCCTCTTTGGGCTCTTCCTCTCCATGTACCTGCTCACTGTGTGGGGGAACCTGCTCCTCATCCTGGCTGTCAGCTCAGACTCCCAcctccacacccccatgtacttcttcctctccAACCTGTCCTTGGTGGACATTGGTTTCATCTCCACCACCATCTTAAAGATGCTGCAGAACATCCACACGCACAGCAAAGCCATCACCTATGCGGGCTGCCTCACCCAGATTTATTTTTGCATACTCTTTGCCGTATTGGATATGCTTCTTTTGTCAGTGATGGcgtatgaccgctatgtggccatctgtcacCCCCTGCACTACATGGTCATCATGAACCCCAGGCTCTGTGGACTGCTGGTTCTGGTGTCCTGGGTTTTGAGTGTACTGAATTCTTTGTTACAAAGTTTGATGACGTTGAGACTGTCTTTCTGCACAGAGTTGGCAATCCCCCACTATTTctgtgagctcaaccagctgCTCCAACTGGCCTGTTCTGACACCTTTCTGAATAACCTAGTGATGTATCTTGCAGCTCTCCTGCTGAGTGGTGGTCCCTTTGCTGGTATTGTTTACTCTTACTCTAAGATCGTTTCCTGCATCCGTAGAATGTCATCAGTTGAAGGGAAGTTTAAAGCCTTTTCCACCTGTGCCTCTCACCTCTCAGTTGTCTGCTTATTTTATTGTACACTCTTAGGGGTGTATCTTAGCTCTGCTGCTCCCCACAGCTCACATTTGGTCTCAACAGCCTCAGTGCTGTACACTGTAGTGACCCCCATGCTGAACCCCTTCATCTACAGTCTCAGAAACAAAGATATCAAGAGGGCTCTTAAGAGACTCTTTGTGAGGGAAACTATGGAAGAATGA